A DNA window from Capnocytophaga sp. ARDL2 contains the following coding sequences:
- a CDS encoding beta-ketoacyl-ACP synthase III, with amino-acid sequence MNKITAAITGVGKYLPDYVLNNKELEALVDTNDEWITTRTGIKERRILKEPNAGTSYMAIRAAQDVLAKTNTDPKDIDLIIMSTATPDMPVASTGVYVASQIGATNAFAFDLQAACSSFLFGMSSAASYIESGRYKKVLLIGADKMSSIISYKDRATCIIFGDGAGAVLFEPNNEGLGYQDAILKSDGIGREFLKIEAGGSILPANEETVANGQHFVFQDGKTVFKYAVSGMADVSEQLLKKNNLTNEDVNWLVPHQANKRIIDATAQRINLAEEKVMINIEKYGNTTSATLPLLLNDYEKQLKKGDNLVFAAFGGGFTWGAIYLKWAYNS; translated from the coding sequence ATGAATAAAATCACCGCGGCAATTACTGGTGTAGGAAAATATCTTCCTGATTATGTGCTAAACAACAAAGAGTTGGAAGCATTAGTTGACACAAATGACGAATGGATTACCACTCGCACAGGTATCAAAGAACGCAGGATTTTGAAAGAACCCAACGCTGGTACTTCGTATATGGCTATCAGAGCAGCTCAAGATGTGTTGGCAAAAACCAATACAGACCCAAAAGACATCGACCTAATCATCATGTCCACAGCTACTCCCGATATGCCTGTAGCCTCTACAGGAGTATATGTAGCATCTCAAATCGGAGCTACCAATGCCTTTGCTTTCGACCTTCAAGCGGCTTGTTCGAGCTTTCTTTTCGGAATGTCTTCGGCAGCTTCGTACATCGAATCGGGGCGTTATAAAAAAGTACTTTTGATAGGTGCAGACAAAATGTCTTCAATCATCAGCTATAAAGACCGTGCGACTTGCATTATCTTTGGAGACGGTGCAGGGGCAGTACTTTTCGAACCAAACAACGAAGGTTTGGGATACCAAGACGCAATTTTGAAAAGCGATGGAATTGGTAGAGAGTTCTTGAAAATCGAAGCTGGAGGTTCTATCTTACCAGCCAACGAAGAAACGGTAGCCAACGGACAGCATTTTGTATTCCAAGATGGAAAAACAGTGTTTAAATACGCAGTATCGGGTATGGCAGATGTTTCAGAACAATTGTTGAAGAAAAACAATCTGACCAACGAAGATGTAAACTGGTTGGTACCTCATCAAGCCAATAAACGAATCATTGATGCAACGGCTCAACGAATCAATTTGGCAGAGGAAAAAGTAATGATCAACATCGAAAAATACGGAAATACCACATCGGCAACTTTGCCCTTGTTGCTCAACGATTACGAAAAACAATTGAAAAAAGGAGACAATTTGGTATTTGCAGCTTTCGGAGGAGGATTTACTTGGGGAGCTATTTATCTAAAATGGGCTTATAATTCATAA
- the accB gene encoding acetyl-CoA carboxylase biotin carboxyl carrier protein: MDIKEIQNLIKFVAKSGATEVKLEMDDFKITIKTTAEAATIENGGFVQHIPVAVPQAPVAPAPVAETPAAPVAPAASEDDSKYITVKSPIIGTFYRKPAPDKAPFVEVGSTIKTGDVLCVIEAMKLFNEIESEISGKIVKVLVDDASPVEFDQPLFLVEPA, from the coding sequence ATGGACATTAAAGAAATTCAAAATTTAATCAAATTCGTAGCAAAATCAGGTGCTACGGAAGTAAAATTGGAAATGGATGATTTCAAAATCACTATCAAAACTACAGCCGAGGCTGCAACAATAGAGAACGGTGGATTTGTACAACACATTCCAGTAGCTGTACCTCAAGCTCCTGTGGCTCCAGCTCCAGTAGCTGAAACTCCAGCAGCTCCTGTGGCTCCAGCGGCAAGCGAGGACGACTCTAAATACATTACAGTAAAATCTCCAATCATTGGTACTTTCTACCGTAAACCTGCTCCAGACAAAGCTCCGTTTGTAGAGGTAGGTTCTACGATCAAAACAGGAGATGTATTGTGTGTAATCGAGGCAATGAAATTGTTCAACGAAATCGAATCTGAGATTTCTGGTAAAATCGTAAAAGTATTGGTGGACGACGCTTCTCCAGTAGAGTTTGACCAACCTTTGTTTTTAGTTGAACCAGCTTAG
- the accC gene encoding acetyl-CoA carboxylase biotin carboxylase subunit yields the protein MFNKILIANRGEIALRIIRTCREMGIKTVAVYSTADRDSLHVRFADEAVCIGPAPSAQSYLKMSHIIAAAEVTNADAIHPGYGFLSENAKFSALCEKHGIKFIGASPEMIERMGDKATAKETMKKAGVPTVPGSDGLLESLEHAKKVAAEIGYPVMMKATAGGGGRGMREIWKEEDLDKAWESARQEAAAAFGNDGMYMEKLIVDPRHIEIQVVGDSYGKACHLSERDCSIQRRHQKLTEETPSPFMTDELREKMGEAAVKAAEYIKYEGAGTIEFLVDRDRNFYFMEMNTRIQVEHPITEQVIDYDLIREQILVAAGIPISGKNYTPQLHSIECRINAEDPFNDFRPSPGRITTLHAPGGHGVRLDTHVYSGYVIPPNYDSMIAKLITTAQTREEAINKMKRALDEFVIEGIKTTIPFHRQLMDNPDYIAGNYTTAFMETFELQKPE from the coding sequence ATGTTTAATAAAATCCTTATAGCAAACAGAGGCGAAATTGCATTGAGAATTATCAGAACTTGTCGTGAGATGGGAATCAAAACCGTAGCGGTTTATTCTACAGCCGACAGAGATAGTTTGCATGTGCGTTTTGCAGACGAGGCGGTGTGTATTGGTCCTGCACCAAGTGCACAATCGTATTTGAAAATGTCGCACATCATTGCGGCAGCAGAAGTAACCAATGCCGATGCAATCCACCCTGGATATGGTTTCTTGTCTGAAAATGCAAAATTCTCGGCTCTTTGTGAAAAACACGGAATAAAATTCATCGGTGCTTCTCCAGAAATGATCGAACGCATGGGAGACAAGGCTACTGCAAAAGAAACAATGAAAAAAGCAGGTGTGCCTACAGTACCAGGTTCTGACGGATTACTCGAATCTTTGGAACACGCCAAAAAAGTGGCTGCGGAAATTGGGTACCCTGTGATGATGAAAGCTACTGCCGGTGGTGGTGGTCGTGGTATGCGTGAAATCTGGAAAGAAGAAGACCTTGACAAAGCTTGGGAATCTGCTCGTCAGGAAGCAGCAGCTGCCTTTGGAAACGACGGTATGTATATGGAAAAACTCATCGTAGATCCTCGCCATATCGAAATCCAAGTAGTTGGAGATTCGTACGGAAAGGCGTGCCACTTGTCTGAAAGAGACTGTTCTATCCAGCGTCGTCACCAAAAATTGACAGAAGAAACTCCTTCGCCTTTCATGACTGACGAATTGAGAGAAAAAATGGGTGAAGCTGCGGTAAAAGCGGCTGAATACATCAAATATGAAGGTGCAGGTACTATCGAGTTTTTGGTGGACAGAGACCGCAATTTCTACTTTATGGAGATGAATACGCGTATCCAAGTAGAGCATCCAATTACAGAGCAAGTAATTGATTACGATTTGATTAGAGAACAAATATTGGTAGCAGCAGGTATTCCAATTTCTGGAAAAAACTATACGCCACAATTGCACTCTATCGAATGTCGTATCAACGCCGAAGATCCATTCAACGATTTCCGTCCGTCGCCAGGTAGAATTACTACTTTGCACGCACCAGGAGGACACGGAGTACGCCTCGATACGCATGTGTATTCGGGCTATGTGATTCCGCCAAACTACGACTCTATGATTGCCAAGTTGATTACTACGGCTCAAACCAGAGAAGAAGCCATCAACAAAATGAAACGCGCATTAGACGAGTTTGTAATCGAAGGAATTAAAACGACGATTCCGTTCCACAGACAATTGATGGACAATCCAGATTATATTGCAGGAAACTATACCACTGCATTTATGGAAACTTTCGAATTGCAAAAACCAGAATAA
- the greA gene encoding transcription elongation factor GreA, giving the protein MSKVSYYTAEGLKKLRDEIEHLKSVERPKASQAIADARDKGDLSENAEYDAAKEAQGLLELKIAKLEEVLANARLIDESQLDVSKVLVLSTVKIKNTTNNMIITYTLVAESEADLKSGKISVTSPIGKGLLGKSVGEIAEIKVPNGTLKFEILEITRD; this is encoded by the coding sequence ATGAGTAAAGTATCCTATTATACAGCAGAAGGTCTTAAAAAATTAAGAGACGAAATCGAACATTTAAAAAGTGTAGAACGCCCTAAAGCATCTCAAGCAATTGCTGACGCGAGAGACAAAGGAGATTTATCAGAAAACGCAGAATACGACGCTGCAAAAGAGGCTCAAGGACTTTTGGAATTGAAAATCGCTAAGTTGGAAGAAGTGTTGGCAAACGCTCGTTTGATCGACGAATCTCAATTAGACGTTTCGAAAGTATTGGTGTTGTCAACGGTAAAAATCAAAAACACTACCAACAATATGATCATCACCTATACTTTGGTAGCCGAAAGCGAAGCGGATTTAAAATCTGGAAAAATCTCTGTAACCTCTCCTATCGGAAAAGGATTGCTTGGAAAATCTGTGGGAGAAATCGCAGAAATCAAAGTTCCGAATGGTACATTGAAATTTGAAATTTTAGAAATCACAAGAGACTAA
- a CDS encoding HIT family protein, giving the protein MASIFTKIINGEIPCYKVAEDEKHLAFLDINPNAKGHTLCIPKQEIDKIFDMDKESYLELMAFSYKVAQALEKVIPCKRIGMSVIGLEVPHTHVHLIPLQEMNDIRFEKKTQLTAEEFKETAEKIASLL; this is encoded by the coding sequence ATGGCTAGTATTTTTACGAAAATAATCAACGGAGAAATCCCTTGCTATAAAGTAGCCGAGGACGAAAAACATTTGGCTTTTCTCGATATCAATCCCAACGCAAAGGGACATACTTTGTGCATTCCAAAACAAGAAATCGACAAGATTTTTGATATGGACAAAGAAAGTTATTTAGAATTGATGGCGTTTTCGTATAAAGTGGCTCAAGCATTAGAAAAAGTGATTCCGTGCAAGCGTATCGGAATGTCTGTCATCGGCTTGGAAGTACCTCATACTCACGTTCACTTGATTCCGTTGCAAGAAATGAACGACATTCGTTTTGAAAAGAAAACGCAACTGACTGCAGAAGAATTTAAAGAAACTGCAGAAAAAATAGCTTCGCTTTTATAA
- a CDS encoding helix-turn-helix domain-containing protein, with protein sequence MSTKAELVLQYIQYTQRNIFLTGKAGTGKTTLLKKILETTYKNTIVVAPTGIAALNAGGVTIHSFFQLPFSAFVPKEDFIDANEHGIVFENPITIRRHLRMNKTKQNLFKSLQLLIIDEVSMLRADVLDSIDVILQFVRKDKRPFGGVQVLFIGDLWQLPPVVKSEEWDVLKNYYKGIYFFNSKVLEQHLPLYIELDKIYRQSDPVFLDILNRFRNQMVTEDDVVNLEKYVKFPLTEKDKKGRITLTTHNYKADEINWDALQSIDEKEFVFTPEIVDDFPKKLYPLEEELVLKKGAQVMFVKNDLTPEKRYFNGKIGVITHINSEEIRVFFPEEKKTIQVEKYVWENIRYTMNQDTKEIEEEVLGTFTQYPLKLAWAITVHKSQGLTFEKAILDINDVFQSGQAYVALSRLKSLDGLILTRSVQVRPMEVDQNLVSFSATKNNHFATTDALFQAKKEYIWQLLLDTFSWQKNTNNFINWLNGWLYNTEKSSRNVYKKWAEIQLASLQKLTKIGNGFLSELYALFCEEPFRMQHFWERFDKACHYFHPLLDELAFDTLFVYQQSKTQKGMLLFHEELIPFEYEHLQMALQLIKARKIVRQFIFDKELDKKEIDSDINVYRTNLSVKIELLIREQALQFEEEVKENAPKTISKNSTTDKTFLLWVKKPSVSFIANERKLSEKTIYQHLAQLIVEGKIEIHEVIAKSKLKELEKIFSKTTTESTLTEIRAIAGEKYSWEELKIYRASKYRE encoded by the coding sequence ATGAGTACAAAAGCAGAATTAGTTTTACAATACATACAATACACCCAACGAAACATATTCCTGACCGGAAAAGCGGGTACAGGTAAAACTACTTTGCTAAAAAAAATACTCGAAACCACCTACAAAAACACCATCGTTGTAGCTCCTACGGGGATTGCCGCTCTCAATGCAGGTGGTGTTACTATTCACTCGTTTTTTCAGTTGCCTTTCAGTGCCTTTGTGCCTAAGGAAGACTTTATTGACGCCAACGAACACGGAATAGTGTTTGAAAATCCCATTACCATTCGTCGTCATTTGCGAATGAATAAAACCAAACAAAATCTCTTCAAATCGTTGCAATTGCTCATCATAGACGAGGTGAGTATGCTCCGTGCCGATGTACTCGATTCGATAGATGTGATTTTGCAATTTGTACGCAAAGACAAACGACCTTTTGGCGGTGTACAAGTACTGTTTATTGGCGATTTGTGGCAGTTGCCCCCAGTGGTAAAATCGGAAGAATGGGATGTGTTGAAAAATTATTACAAAGGGATTTACTTTTTCAATTCCAAAGTATTGGAGCAACATTTACCCTTGTACATAGAGTTGGACAAAATTTATCGTCAGAGCGATCCTGTGTTTTTGGATATTCTCAATCGATTTAGAAATCAAATGGTTACGGAAGATGATGTAGTCAATCTGGAAAAATATGTAAAATTTCCGCTGACAGAAAAAGACAAAAAAGGACGAATTACGCTCACTACTCATAATTATAAAGCTGACGAAATCAATTGGGACGCCTTGCAATCGATTGATGAAAAAGAATTTGTGTTTACCCCAGAAATTGTAGATGATTTTCCTAAAAAACTCTACCCATTGGAAGAGGAATTGGTGCTGAAAAAAGGAGCTCAGGTCATGTTTGTAAAAAACGATTTGACCCCAGAAAAACGCTATTTCAATGGGAAAATTGGCGTAATTACGCATATAAATTCGGAGGAAATCAGGGTGTTTTTTCCAGAGGAAAAGAAAACCATACAAGTTGAAAAATATGTATGGGAAAACATCCGCTATACGATGAATCAGGATACCAAAGAGATAGAGGAGGAGGTATTGGGTACTTTTACACAATATCCACTAAAATTGGCTTGGGCAATTACTGTACACAAATCGCAAGGGTTGACCTTTGAAAAAGCCATACTCGACATCAACGATGTGTTTCAATCGGGACAGGCGTATGTGGCATTGTCGCGTTTGAAAAGCCTTGATGGACTGATTCTTACTCGCAGTGTGCAAGTACGACCTATGGAGGTAGATCAAAACCTCGTATCGTTTTCTGCAACAAAAAACAATCATTTTGCGACTACAGATGCTTTGTTTCAGGCAAAAAAAGAATATATATGGCAACTGTTGCTTGATACTTTTAGTTGGCAAAAAAACACCAATAATTTTATAAATTGGTTAAACGGTTGGCTGTACAACACCGAAAAATCGAGTAGAAATGTGTATAAAAAATGGGCAGAAATCCAGTTGGCATCTTTGCAAAAATTGACCAAAATAGGCAATGGATTTTTGTCGGAACTATACGCTTTGTTTTGTGAAGAGCCTTTTAGAATGCAACATTTTTGGGAACGATTTGACAAGGCATGCCACTATTTTCATCCTTTGTTGGACGAATTGGCGTTTGATACTTTATTTGTCTATCAACAATCCAAAACACAAAAGGGAATGTTGCTGTTTCACGAAGAATTGATACCCTTTGAATACGAACATTTGCAAATGGCATTGCAACTCATCAAAGCGAGAAAAATCGTGCGACAGTTTATTTTTGACAAAGAATTAGACAAAAAAGAAATCGATTCAGACATCAATGTTTACCGAACCAATTTGTCGGTAAAAATCGAGCTACTCATCAGAGAACAGGCATTGCAGTTTGAAGAAGAAGTAAAGGAAAATGCACCAAAAACGATTTCAAAAAATTCTACCACAGACAAAACCTTTTTGCTTTGGGTAAAAAAACCGTCGGTGAGTTTTATAGCCAACGAACGAAAATTGTCCGAAAAAACGATTTATCAGCATTTGGCACAATTGATTGTAGAAGGAAAAATCGAAATTCACGAAGTAATAGCCAAATCAAAATTGAAAGAATTGGAGAAAATATTTAGTAAAACCACTACGGAAAGTACGCTTACAGAAATTCGTGCCATTGCAGGAGAAAAATATTCGTGGGAAGAATTGAAAATTTATCGAGCGTCTAAGTATAGGGAGTAA
- the dprA gene encoding DNA-processing protein DprA, with product MNKELFSYLRLLKIKGIGVRSARLLLNHFDSVEQIFESDACEKIKEFFGNQVSLIKKITHLSEEDETVIFKEMQFMQEQSILYVGIKNENYPSKLKLCEDAPIVLFYKGNIELVENSCIGIVGTRKASAYGLNVTKEFVLQLKDHRPTIVSGFAFGIDIQAHLYAVENDCPTVAVMGTSFSTIYPKQHIKYVDYLIQNNGVILTEYPTWMKSVPELFIRRNRIIAGLSDGVIVVQSATKGGALSTALYAVGYSREVYAVPGRIGDALNEGAMWLIQTQRAQLVLSVKDVISDLNWDKQTVAKKKEVEKKTLDLSKFTEDERKIVELLQEDTHHIDELSRKTTFPMSKLNHLLMMMELNGDIHALPGKIFSL from the coding sequence ATGAATAAAGAATTGTTTTCATATTTAAGATTGTTAAAAATCAAAGGGATAGGGGTGAGGTCGGCGAGATTGCTGTTGAATCATTTTGATTCGGTTGAGCAAATTTTCGAGAGTGATGCATGTGAAAAAATAAAAGAATTTTTTGGCAATCAGGTTTCCTTAATAAAAAAAATTACACATTTGTCCGAAGAAGACGAAACGGTTATTTTTAAAGAAATGCAGTTTATGCAAGAACAATCAATTTTGTATGTAGGAATAAAAAATGAAAACTATCCATCAAAATTGAAGTTGTGCGAAGACGCTCCAATTGTATTATTTTACAAAGGAAACATCGAATTGGTAGAAAATTCATGCATAGGTATCGTGGGTACTCGCAAAGCAAGTGCTTATGGGCTAAACGTCACCAAAGAATTTGTATTACAGTTGAAAGACCATCGCCCTACGATTGTCAGCGGTTTTGCTTTTGGGATAGACATACAGGCACATTTGTATGCCGTAGAAAATGATTGTCCTACGGTGGCAGTAATGGGAACTAGTTTTTCGACTATTTATCCTAAGCAACATATCAAATATGTAGATTATTTGATACAAAACAATGGAGTGATACTCACAGAATATCCTACCTGGATGAAAAGTGTTCCAGAGTTGTTTATTCGTCGAAATCGCATCATTGCAGGATTGTCAGATGGCGTTATTGTCGTGCAAAGTGCAACAAAAGGTGGTGCATTGAGTACGGCGTTGTATGCAGTGGGTTATTCGAGAGAGGTATATGCCGTACCAGGAAGAATAGGAGATGCACTCAACGAAGGAGCTATGTGGTTGATACAAACCCAACGAGCTCAGCTGGTGCTTTCGGTAAAAGATGTGATTTCAGATTTGAACTGGGACAAACAAACGGTAGCAAAGAAAAAAGAAGTAGAAAAAAAGACATTAGATTTGTCAAAGTTTACAGAAGACGAAAGAAAAATCGTAGAATTGCTCCAAGAAGACACTCATCACATCGACGAATTGTCGAGAAAAACCACTTTTCCGATGTCAAAACTCAATCATTTATTGATGATGATGGAGTTGAATGGAGATATTCATGCATTGCCTGGAAAAATATTTAGTTTGTAA
- a CDS encoding SPOR domain-containing protein, whose translation MKIGQYISELLYRHQCVIVPNLGAFITEKTSAKINDLTGIIIPPKKNIIFNSLLTQNDGLLVNHIAIALSISFEEALTLVENEIKNWHQSLNERQTIYLKNIGELTLNEAQKISFEPIGATNYLTSSFGLSPIIAKPISQVQNTTPSRVPKPSLEKSKSFKMPKWMGYAAASVIGLTVLGSVWKYHMDYSEYLTQSLEIEKEVQKGVEKEIQQATFYIEVPKIIEKTQEKIEEITVQKNEKAYHVVAGAFRTEARSSILVDELKNKGYENARFIQKEGSAMKNVIYNSFLTYQEAQVFLQEVIKNENPNAWILVVN comes from the coding sequence ATGAAAATAGGACAATACATATCAGAATTACTATACAGACATCAATGTGTGATTGTGCCAAATTTGGGTGCCTTTATCACTGAGAAAACGTCTGCAAAAATAAACGACCTTACCGGTATTATCATTCCGCCTAAGAAAAACATTATTTTCAATTCACTGCTTACTCAAAACGATGGTCTTTTGGTCAATCATATAGCGATTGCCCTTTCGATTTCTTTTGAAGAAGCTTTGACTTTGGTTGAAAACGAAATCAAAAACTGGCATCAATCACTCAACGAACGTCAAACGATTTACCTAAAAAACATAGGTGAATTGACTTTGAACGAAGCTCAAAAAATTTCTTTCGAACCTATAGGAGCTACCAATTATTTGACTTCGTCTTTTGGATTGTCGCCTATCATTGCAAAACCTATTTCGCAAGTTCAAAATACGACACCATCTCGTGTTCCAAAACCAAGTTTGGAAAAATCAAAATCGTTTAAAATGCCTAAATGGATGGGCTATGCAGCCGCATCTGTTATAGGATTGACCGTTTTAGGCTCTGTATGGAAATATCATATGGATTACAGCGAATATTTGACCCAATCATTGGAAATAGAAAAAGAAGTTCAAAAAGGTGTTGAAAAAGAAATACAACAAGCTACTTTTTATATTGAAGTTCCGAAAATCATCGAAAAAACTCAAGAAAAGATAGAAGAAATCACTGTTCAAAAAAACGAAAAAGCCTACCATGTAGTTGCAGGTGCTTTTAGAACAGAAGCTCGATCGTCTATTTTGGTCGATGAATTAAAAAATAAAGGCTATGAAAACGCTCGCTTTATACAAAAAGAAGGTTCGGCTATGAAAAACGTTATTTACAATAGTTTTTTGACTTACCAAGAGGCTCAAGTATTTTTGCAAGAAGTGATTAAAAACGAAAATCCAAATGCATGGATATTAGTTGTGAACTAA
- a CDS encoding NADP-dependent malic enzyme produces the protein MHKDSKRREALLYHAKPQPGKIAIVPTKAYNSQRDLSLAYSPGVAEPCLEIEKDKNNVYKYTAKGNLVAVISNGTAVLGLGDIGPEASKPVMEGKGLLFKIFADIDVFDIEVDATDIDKFVETVKAIAPTFGGINLEDIKAPEAFEIERRLKEELDIPVMHDDQHGTAIISAAGLLNALELAGKDIREVKIVVNGAGAAAISCTRLYLSLGADPKNIVMCDSKGVIRKDSPNLTEQKAEFATDKDFHTLEQAMKGSDVFIGLSKGNVVTPEMLLTMNENPIVFAMANPTPEIDYQLAINTRKDIIMATGRSDFPNQVNNVLGFPFIFRGALDVKATKINEEMKLAAVYALAQLAKESVPEQVNIAYGERKLVFGRDYILPKPFDPRLISEVPPAVAKAAMESGVATDPITDWDKYKESLQERMGNDNKLVRLLMNRAKTNPKKVVYTDADQLNVLKAAQIAFDEGIAQPILLGNKEIILELKQEIGFDAEVTIIDPKTKEEAQRRDEFALKYWQNRQRRGVTLLDAQKLMRDRIYFASMLVLEGEADAMLSGYSKSYASSLKPVLELFPRMQGVDKVAATNLMLTKRGTIFLSDTSINPNPTADELAKIALMTHKTVKMFGMQPVMAMISYANYGSAKQESPRKVANAVKYLHQNFPDIVVDGEIQVDFALNQELLKEKFPFSKLVNKKVNTLIFPNLDTANVTYKMLKELNGVTSIGPMIMGLNHAVHVVQMGATVEEIVNMTAVAVVNAQDLNKL, from the coding sequence ATGCACAAAGATTCAAAGAGAAGAGAAGCATTGTTGTATCACGCAAAGCCTCAACCTGGAAAAATTGCGATTGTTCCTACCAAAGCATACAATTCGCAAAGAGATTTGTCCCTGGCATATTCTCCTGGGGTGGCAGAACCTTGTTTAGAAATTGAAAAAGACAAAAACAATGTATATAAATACACAGCCAAAGGAAATTTAGTAGCTGTGATTTCCAACGGTACAGCCGTTTTAGGATTGGGAGATATCGGTCCCGAAGCCTCAAAACCTGTAATGGAAGGAAAAGGGCTGTTGTTCAAAATTTTTGCCGACATTGATGTGTTTGATATTGAAGTAGATGCTACCGATATTGATAAATTTGTAGAAACAGTCAAAGCCATTGCTCCTACATTTGGAGGGATAAATTTAGAAGACATCAAGGCACCTGAAGCTTTTGAGATTGAAAGACGCTTGAAAGAAGAACTCGATATTCCTGTAATGCATGACGATCAGCACGGTACAGCCATCATTTCGGCAGCAGGACTTCTTAATGCTTTGGAACTGGCTGGGAAAGATATTCGTGAAGTAAAAATCGTGGTAAACGGAGCAGGAGCTGCGGCTATTTCGTGTACGCGTTTGTATTTATCATTAGGTGCCGATCCAAAAAATATCGTAATGTGTGATAGCAAAGGAGTTATCCGCAAAGACAGTCCAAATCTTACGGAACAAAAAGCAGAATTTGCAACTGATAAAGATTTTCATACACTCGAACAAGCAATGAAAGGTTCTGATGTCTTTATCGGATTGTCAAAAGGAAATGTCGTTACGCCAGAAATGTTATTGACGATGAACGAAAATCCTATCGTTTTTGCAATGGCAAATCCTACTCCAGAGATCGACTATCAATTAGCGATAAACACTCGTAAGGATATCATTATGGCGACAGGACGCTCAGACTTTCCAAACCAAGTAAACAATGTGTTGGGATTCCCATTTATCTTTAGGGGAGCATTGGATGTAAAAGCTACCAAAATCAACGAGGAAATGAAATTGGCTGCTGTGTATGCCTTGGCTCAATTGGCAAAAGAAAGCGTGCCAGAACAGGTAAACATTGCTTATGGAGAAAGAAAATTGGTTTTTGGTAGAGATTATATTTTACCTAAACCATTCGACCCACGATTGATTTCCGAAGTACCACCCGCAGTTGCTAAAGCAGCTATGGAATCGGGAGTTGCTACAGACCCTATTACCGATTGGGACAAATACAAAGAAAGTTTGCAAGAGCGAATGGGTAACGACAACAAATTGGTTCGCCTATTGATGAATAGAGCCAAAACCAACCCGAAAAAAGTGGTTTATACCGATGCAGATCAATTGAATGTATTGAAAGCAGCACAAATCGCTTTTGACGAAGGTATTGCGCAACCTATTTTGTTAGGAAATAAAGAAATTATTTTAGAATTGAAACAAGAAATAGGTTTTGATGCCGAAGTAACTATAATCGACCCTAAAACCAAAGAAGAAGCTCAACGAAGAGATGAATTTGCCTTGAAATATTGGCAAAACAGACAGCGAAGAGGTGTAACCTTACTCGACGCTCAAAAGTTGATGAGAGATCGTATATATTTTGCGTCGATGTTGGTTTTAGAAGGCGAAGCAGATGCTATGTTGTCAGGATATTCAAAAAGTTATGCAAGCTCGCTGAAACCTGTGTTGGAACTATTTCCTCGTATGCAAGGGGTGGACAAAGTAGCGGCAACCAATTTGATGCTTACTAAACGAGGAACTATCTTTTTGTCAGATACTTCTATCAACCCAAATCCAACGGCAGATGAGTTGGCAAAAATCGCATTGATGACACATAAAACAGTAAAAATGTTTGGAATGCAACCTGTTATGGCAATGATTTCGTATGCAAATTACGGTTCTGCAAAACAAGAATCTCCAAGAAAAGTGGCGAATGCTGTAAAATATTTACATCAAAACTTTCCAGATATTGTAGTAGATGGAGAAATTCAAGTGGACTTTGCCTTGAATCAAGAATTGTTGAAAGAGAAATTTCCTTTTTCTAAATTGGTAAATAAAAAGGTAAACACCTTGATTTTCCCTAATCTGGATACTGCCAATGTTACCTATAAAATGTTGAAAGAACTCAATGGGGTTACATCTATTGGTCCGATGATTATGGGCTTGAATCATGCAGTACATGTGGTACAAATGGGAGCTACTGTAGAAGAAATAGTCAATATGACGGCGGTAGCTGTGGTAAACGCACAGGATTTAAATAAATTATAA